The Vicia villosa cultivar HV-30 ecotype Madison, WI unplaced genomic scaffold, Vvil1.0 ctg.000318F_1_1_1, whole genome shotgun sequence genome contains a region encoding:
- the LOC131626667 gene encoding serine/threonine protein phosphatase 2A 57 kDa regulatory subunit B' beta isoform-like — MSNQKTLQDFFVQEKPLFSIPSSPTSGNEEILSTVSYCTFVFTFTDPSESPAQRDSKRLQLSRLIAMLKTSKKPVHEKVVGPLVLMIKANLFRPLPPPTNPSAISEYLDEEDPVSILSPLWSHLQIVYEILLRLVNSTDAKILKNYIDHSFLLNLLSLFQSEDPRERESLKNVYHKIYSKLVCDRSAMRKSMTDVLLNYVFETEKHSGIADLLEIWGTIVNGFTVPLKEEHKLFLMRVLIPLHKTKGMQVYHRQLAYCISQFVQKEPMLGGVVVRGILRYWPVTNCQKEILLIGELEDLVENLDPDQYRKLALPICTQITKCINSWNSQVAERALYVWNNEQFYKMATTGTVEVLPVIVEGVEKNLKLHWSKSVRQLTESVKVVVEDIDPDLYAKAQMDMKVKESVAHQEDMKRKKRWERIELAASKNQFVNPQRYICVSH, encoded by the exons ATGAGTAACCAAAAAACACTTCAAGACTTTTTTGTGCAAGAAAAGCCACTTTTTTCAATACCATCTTCACCTACTTCAGGAAATGAAGAAATTCTCTCTACTGTTTCATATTGCACTTTTGTTTTCACTTTCACTGACCCTTCAGAGTCTCCTGCACAAAGAGACTCTAAAAGACTTCAACTTTCAAGACTCATAGCTATGTTGAAAACCTCGAAAAAACCGGTTCATGAGAAAGTTGTTGGACCTTTAGTACTAATGATCAAAGCCAATCTTTTTAGGCCACTCCCTCCTCCTACAAATCCTTCCGCTATATCCGAATATCTCGACGAAGAAGATCCTGTTTCGATCCTTTCGCCTTTATGGTCACATCTACAAATAGTTTACGAAATTCTTCTGAGGCTAGTTAACAGCACTGACGCCAAAATACTAAAAAACTATATCGATCATTCCTTTCTCCTTAATCTTCTATCGCTTTTCCAGTCCGAAGATCCGAGGGAACGCGAGAGTTTGAAGAATGTGTACCATAAGATATATTCTAAGCTGGTTTGCGACCGTTCCGCGATGAGGAAATCGATGACGGATGTTTTGTTGAACTATGTTTTTGAGACAGAAAAACATTCTGGTATTGCTGATTTGCTTGAGATATGGGGAACTATAGTTAACGGCTTTACCGTGCCGCTCAAGGAAGAGCACAAGCTGTTTCTTATGAGAGTGTTGATTCCTTTGCATAAGACCAAAGGGATGCAAGTGTATCATAGACAACTTGCTTATTGTATATCACAGTTTGTGCAGAAGGAACCTATGCTTGGAGGTGTTGTTGTTAGAGGGATTTTGAGGTATTGGCCTGTTACAAATTGTCAAAAGGAAATTCTGTTGATTGGAGAGTTGGAAGATTTGGTTGAGAATTTGGATCCTGATCAGTATCGTAAGCTCGCCTTGCCGATATGTACTCAGATTACTAAATGCATCAACAGTTGGAATTCTCAG GTAGCTGAGAGGGCATTGTATGTATGGAACAATGAGCAGTTCTACAAGATGGCAACGACAGGAACAGTTGAAGTACTTCCAGTGATAGTAGAAGGTGTGGAAAAGAATCTGAAGTTGCATTGGAGCAAGAGTGTTAGGCAGTTAACAGAAAGTGTGAAGGTGGTTGTGGAAGATATTGATCCTGATTTGTATGCAAAGGCTCAAATGGACATGAAGGTTAAAGAATCAGTGGCACATCAAGAAGATATGAAGAGGAAAAAGAGATGGGAGAGAATTGAATTGGCTGCTTCTAAGAATCAGTTTGTTAATCCACAAAGATATATTTGTGTTTCCCACTGA
- the LOC131626668 gene encoding probable polyamine transporter At1g31830: MEPNIGEYVPPEESSSVPKLVKLKKVSDIPLIFLIFYEVSGGPFGVEDTVRAAGPLLSLVGFLVFPPIWSVPEALLTAEIGTMFHENGGYVVWVSSALGPFWGFQLGWMKWLSGVIDNALYPVIQNQSHIIGYFYD; the protein is encoded by the coding sequence ATGGAACCCAACATTGGTGAATATGTTCCACCAGAAGAATCTTCTTCTGTTCCAAAACTAGTCAAACTAAAAAAAGTTTCAGATATACCTCTAATTTTCCTAATCTTTTATGAGGTATCAGGAGGACCATTTGGTGTAGAAGACACAGTAAGAGCAGCAGGTCCATTGCTATCTCTTGTTGGTTTCTTAGTTTTTCCACCTATTTGGAGTGTTCCTGAAGCCTTATTAACTGCTGAAATAGGTACAATGTTTCATGAAAATGGTGGCTATGTAGTTTGGGTTTCATCTGCATTAGGCCCTTTTTGGGGTTTTCAGCTTGGTTGGATGAAATGGCTTAGTGGTGTAATTGACAATGCTTTATACCCAGTTATACAAAATCAATCACATATCATTGGatatttttatgattag